Proteins encoded together in one Solanum lycopersicum chromosome 7, SLM_r2.1 window:
- the LOC138337491 gene encoding uncharacterized protein produces the protein MVQAQAMMAQANRDVAPRPHQQVTTTASRLRYFTRINPPIFYGSKVDKDPQEFLDEVYKVLYAMGVSSSKNAELASYQLKDMAQTWYVQWRDNRPLRGGLVTWKIFKAAFLYLFFPREIREKKVTEFINLHQGGKSVHE, from the coding sequence ATGgttcaagcccaagctatgatGGCTCAAGCCAATCGGGATGTTGCTCcccgtcctcatcaacaagtcactactacGGCATCCCGTCTAAGATACTTCACTCGGATTAACCCTCCTATTTTctatgggtctaaggttgatAAAGACCCACAAGAATTCCTTGATGAGGTGTACAAGGTACTATATGCTATGGGGGTATCTTCAAGTAAGAATGCCGAGTTGGCctcatatcaactcaaggatatggctcaaacttggtatgtgcaatggagggataataggccgTTGAGGGGTGGTCTGGTGACTTGGAAGATCTTTAAGGCAGCTTTTCTATATCTgttcttccctagagagatcAGGGAGAAGAAAGTGACAgagttcatcaatcttcatcaaggAGGGAAGAGTGTCCATGAGTAA